One window of Bifidobacterium pseudocatenulatum DSM 20438 = JCM 1200 = LMG 10505 genomic DNA carries:
- a CDS encoding glutamate-cysteine ligase family protein, with protein MTTPRISYAHLLTEPNPKHVESLVKFFESGCQERGTGGFGVEIEHLPVHNSDDTAVNYYEENGIEALLNRIRPYYDESKEYWENGRLVGLGREGISVSLEPGGQLECSLGILHKPEDLCTIYGAFRREVDPVLDDLGFRLVNYGYQPKSGYADIPVNPKDRYKAMTAYLGRVGQFGPCMMRCSASTQVSIDYVSEQDAISKLRLGTVVGPILAWFFRNTPYFEGQENPYPLLRQRMWDYLDLQRTNVIPGLFDPRFGWEDYAVDVLSTPMMFADLTHTPEALETPGTDLHHPAFYENANDVYPDRELNAYEINHVISTHFNDVRLKNFIEFRHWDSLPVARAERLTEIIGSLFYDPTNRERLESYFDGIREEDVFEAKANLQARGHQAAPYGNSLEFWQEFLGLEGVLADEPGDPKHPDVFQK; from the coding sequence ATGACAACGCCACGAATTTCTTATGCGCACCTGCTTACCGAGCCGAATCCGAAGCATGTGGAAAGTCTGGTCAAATTCTTCGAATCAGGCTGCCAAGAGCGTGGAACCGGTGGTTTCGGTGTGGAAATCGAGCATCTGCCGGTGCATAACAGCGATGATACCGCCGTGAACTATTACGAGGAGAACGGTATCGAGGCGTTGCTGAACCGCATTCGCCCATATTACGACGAAAGCAAGGAATACTGGGAGAACGGCAGGCTTGTTGGTCTTGGCCGCGAAGGTATTTCCGTGTCACTTGAGCCGGGCGGTCAGCTGGAATGCTCGCTGGGCATTCTGCACAAGCCGGAAGATCTATGCACGATCTATGGTGCGTTCCGCCGCGAAGTCGATCCTGTGCTTGACGATCTCGGCTTCCGCTTGGTTAATTACGGGTATCAGCCGAAGTCCGGCTATGCCGACATTCCTGTCAATCCGAAGGACCGTTACAAGGCGATGACCGCGTATTTGGGGCGCGTCGGCCAGTTCGGTCCGTGCATGATGCGTTGCTCCGCTTCGACGCAGGTCAGCATCGACTATGTTTCCGAACAGGACGCGATTTCCAAACTGCGGTTGGGTACGGTGGTCGGCCCGATTCTCGCATGGTTCTTCCGTAACACCCCGTATTTCGAGGGACAGGAGAATCCGTATCCGCTGCTGCGCCAACGCATGTGGGATTATTTGGATTTGCAGCGCACGAACGTTATTCCGGGATTGTTTGATCCTCGCTTCGGTTGGGAAGATTATGCGGTCGACGTGTTGAGCACGCCGATGATGTTCGCTGATCTGACGCACACTCCGGAAGCGTTGGAAACTCCCGGAACTGATCTGCATCATCCTGCATTCTATGAGAATGCGAACGACGTGTATCCTGATCGAGAACTCAACGCATACGAAATCAATCATGTGATTTCCACGCATTTCAACGATGTCCGTCTGAAGAACTTCATTGAATTCCGTCACTGGGATTCACTGCCGGTAGCGCGCGCGGAACGACTGACGGAAATCATCGGATCGCTGTTCTATGATCCGACGAACCGTGAGCGTCTCGAATCGTATTTCGATGGCATCCGCGAGGAGGATGTGTTCGAGGCGAAGGCGAACCTGCAGGCGCGCGGCCATCAGGCAGCTCCGTACGGCAATTCGCTGGAATTCTGGCAGGAGTTCCTCGGGCTCGAGGGCGTCCTCGCCGACGAACCTGGTGATCCGAAACACCCTGACGTGTTCCAGAAGTAA